In Electrophorus electricus isolate fEleEle1 chromosome 14, fEleEle1.pri, whole genome shotgun sequence, a single window of DNA contains:
- the LOC113576327 gene encoding sphingomyelin synthase-related protein 1 — translation MAGSGPQQGVRYWSVKQVGRWLREEGFCDYVDLLCNKHRLDGTSLLTLTEYDLRSPPLEIKVLGDIKRLMVSLRKLQKQNADVLEELGYAYDGHSPQGGTGPEWLCNGDSVRDCDSVADALVAEQCQYSNGKHKHLTRRLDPEYWKTALSSIYVVLVFGFTSFVMVIVHERVPDMRTYPPLPDIFLDSVPRIPWAFAMGEACGVILCNIWLLVLLLHKHRSILLRRLCSLMGTVFMLRCVTMFVTSLSVPGQHLQCTGKIYGDIWAKLQRAVAIWSGFGMTLTGVHTCGDYMFSGHTVVLTMLNFFVTEYTPRSWNFIHTLSWVLNLFGIFFILAAHEHYSIDVFIAFYITTRLFLYYHTLANTRAYQHSRRARIWFPMFSFFECNVNGPVPNEYCWPFSRPAFLRRLIG, via the exons ATGGCAGGCTCCGGGCCACAGCAGGGCGTGCGGTACTGGAGTGTGAAGCAGGTGGGGCGGTGGCTGCGTGAGGAGGGGTTCTGTGACTACGTGGACCTACTGTGTAACAAACACCGGCTGGACGGCACCAGCCTGCTCACCCTGACCGAGTATGACCTACGCTCACCTCCACTCGAGATCAAGGTGCTTGGGGACATCAAGAGGCTCATGGTGTCTCTGCGCAAGCTGCAAAAACAGAATGCAGATGTGCTAGAGGAGCTGGGCTACGCCTATGATGGACACTCCCCACAAGGAGGCACTG gtccAGAGTGGCTATGTAATGGAGACTCTGTGCGGGACTGTGACAGTGTGGCTGATGCCCTCGTGGCAGAACAGTGCCAGTACAGCAATGGCAAGCACAAGCACCTGACACGACGTCTGGACCCAGAGTACTGGAAAACAGCCCTCAGTTCTATCTATGTCGTCCTCGTTTTTGGTTTCACCTCCTTCGTTATGGTGATTGTGCATGAGCGTGTTCCAGACATGCGCACCTACCCTCCACTGCCTGACATTTTCCTGGACAG TGTACCCAGAATTCCCTGGGCCTTTGCCATGGGTGAGGCATGTGGAGTCATCCTTTGTAATATCTGGCTACTTGTACTgctactacacaaacacag gtCCATACTTCTGAGACGGTTGTGTAGTCTGATGGGAACAGTGTTCATGCTGCGCTGTGTCACCATGTTTGTCACCTCACTCTCAGTACCTGGCCAACACCTGCAGTGCACTGGGAAG ATATACGGTGATATTTGGGCGAAGCTGCAGAGAGCAGTCGCCATATGGAGTGGCTTTGGCATGACCCTGACAGGAGTGCACACCTGCGGGGATTACATGTTCAGCGGGCACACTGTGGTCCTCACCATGCTCAACTTCTTTGTCACTGAAT ACACTCCGAGGAGCTGGAacttcattcacacactctcctggGTGCTCAACCTGTTTGGCATCTTCTTCATCCTGGCTGCTCATGAGCATTACTCCATCGATGTCTTCATCGCCTTCTACATCACCACACGTCTCTTCCTGTATTACCACACGCTGGCCAACACGCGCGCCTACCAGCACAGTCGCCGTGCTCGTATCTGGTTCCCcatgttctctttctttgaGTGCAACGTTAATGGCCCTGTGCCCAACGAGTATTGCTGGCCCTTCTCTAGACCAGCCTTCCTCAGGAGACTCATcggctaa
- the LOC113576343 gene encoding dual specificity protein phosphatase 13, with translation MCDGMKEGTLSIKALERFLFGGKRSGNHVDQVWPNLFLGDMSIANDRYGLWKLGISHVLNAAHGKTHCQGGHEFYGSSVEYCGVPADDSPAFDLSVYFRPCADYIHQVLSSPGARLLVHCAVGVSRSASLVLAYLMIHQQFPLLEAIKTVKENRWIFPNRGFLKQLRALDMTLYGTK, from the exons ATGTGTGACGGCATGAAAGAGGGAACCCTCTCGATAAAGGCGTTGGAGAGGTTCCTGTTCGGAGGGAAACGGAGTGGAAATCATGTGGATCAAGTCTGGCCCAACCTGTTCTTGGGAGACAT GTCGATAGCCAATGATCGCTATGGCCTGTGGAAGCTAGGGATTTCCCACGTGCTGAATGCGGCTCATGGGAAGACGCACTGCCAGGGCGGCCATGAGTTTTACGGCTCGTCTGTAGAGTACTGTGGAGTGCCAGCAGACGACTCGCCAGCATTTGACCTGTCAGTTTACTTCCGTCCGTGTGCTGACTACATCCACCAGGTTCTGAGCTCACCTGGAG cacgGCTGCTTGTGCACTGCGCAGTGGGCGTGAGCCGGTCTGCTTCGTTGGTCCTCGCCTACCTGATGATCCACCAGCAGTTCCCCCTCCTGGAGGCTATTAAAACTGTGAAAGAGAACAGGTGGATCTTTCCCAACCGAGGATTCCTGAAGCAGCTCCGAGCGCTGGACATGACATTATATGGCACAAAGTGA
- the LOC113576341 gene encoding dual specificity protein phosphatase 13-like, with amino-acid sequence MWKWCSRQHLLSTITGDGFSGTTLTQSGLITTEMTARRNKRTEYLSVKDLEKVLDSCTLDLHQIDEVWPNLYIGNVRIAQNRTALQCLGITHVLNAAHSKLGSIGDQKFYGSSFVYCGIPAEDSSHFDLDIYFRLAADFIHKGLKSPDGKVLVHCIMGMSRSSTLVLAYLMLYHHMPLRSAIQRIIQKRAIYPNRNFLALLLDLDLQLKRKRKTCILL; translated from the exons ATGTGGAAGTGGTGCAGCAGGCAGCACCTGCTGTCCACCATCACCGGCGATGGCTTCTCTGGCACTACGCTCACCCAGAGTGGCCTCATCACCACTGAAATGACAGCTCGAAGGAATAAGAGGACGGAGTACCTGTCAGTGAAAGACCTGGAGAAAGTTTTGGACTCCTGTACTCTGGATCTTCACCAGATAGACGAGGTCTGGCCGAACCTGTACATTGGAAATGT AAGAATCGCCCAGAACAGGACGGCACTGCAGTGCCTCGGGATCACTCATGTCCTGAACGCCGCCCACTCCAAGCTGGGTAGCATTGGGGACCAGAAGTTCTATGGAAGCAGCTTCGTGTACTGTGGGATTCCTGCAGAGGACTCATCTCACTTCGACCTGGACATTTACTTTAGACTGGCAGCAGATTTTATCCACAAAGGCCTGAAATCGCCTGATG GAAAGGTGCTGGTGCATTGCATTATGGGTATGAGCCGCTCGTCAACCCTGGTGTTGGCGTACCTGATGCTGTACCACCACATGCCCCTGAGATCAGCCATCCAGCGCATCATCCAGAAGCGAGCCATCTACCCCAACAGGAATTTCCTGGCCTTGCTCCTGGACTTAGATCTCCAGCTAAAGCGAAAGAGAAAGACCTGCATTCTGCTGTAA
- the LOC113576342 gene encoding dual specificity phosphatase DUPD1-like isoform X1 gives MPRSRYLGQGEGRYETPPASELERLLWIKPGTSGHLDEVRPGIYIGDMYAAKDKHMLKDLNISHVLNAAHGKYNINTGPSFYRDMNIAYHGVEAFDMPSFDMSPFFYSSANFIKNAVSTPRGKVLVHCAMGLSRSSTLVLAYLMIHENMTLVEAIKAIAQNRHICPNTGFMEQLRQLDKQLHY, from the exons ATGCCACGGAGCAGATACCTCGGTCAGGGGGAGGGCAGGTATGAGACTCCACCTGCCTCTGAGTTAGAGAGACTACTGTGGATTAAACCTGGCACCAGCGGCCATCTCGATGAAGTCAGACCAGGGATCTACATAGGAGATAT GTATGCAGCGAAAGACAAACACATGCTAAAGGACCTGAATATTTCACATGTGCTGAATGCAGCCCATGGGAAATACAACATAAACACTGGACCCAGTTTCTACAGAGACATGAACATTGCCTACCATGGTGTGGAGGCCTTTGACATGCCGTCCTTTGACATGAGCCCGTTTTTCTACTCTTCTGCTAACTTCATTAAGAATGCTGTGAGCACTCCAAGAG GTAAGGTGCTGGTGCACTGTGCGATGGGTCTGAGTCGGTCATCTACGCTGGTGCTGGCATACCTGATGATCCACGAGAACATGACACTTGTGGAAGCCATCAAAGCCATAGCACAGAACAGGCATATCTGCCCAAACACCGGCTTCATGGAACAACTCCGTCAGCTTGACAAACAGCTGCACTACTAG
- the LOC113576342 gene encoding dual specificity phosphatase DUPD1-like isoform X2, with translation MPRSRYLGQGEGRYAAKDKHMLKDLNISHVLNAAHGKYNINTGPSFYRDMNIAYHGVEAFDMPSFDMSPFFYSSANFIKNAVSTPRGKVLVHCAMGLSRSSTLVLAYLMIHENMTLVEAIKAIAQNRHICPNTGFMEQLRQLDKQLHY, from the exons ATGCCACGGAGCAGATACCTCGGTCAGGGGGAGGGCAG GTATGCAGCGAAAGACAAACACATGCTAAAGGACCTGAATATTTCACATGTGCTGAATGCAGCCCATGGGAAATACAACATAAACACTGGACCCAGTTTCTACAGAGACATGAACATTGCCTACCATGGTGTGGAGGCCTTTGACATGCCGTCCTTTGACATGAGCCCGTTTTTCTACTCTTCTGCTAACTTCATTAAGAATGCTGTGAGCACTCCAAGAG GTAAGGTGCTGGTGCACTGTGCGATGGGTCTGAGTCGGTCATCTACGCTGGTGCTGGCATACCTGATGATCCACGAGAACATGACACTTGTGGAAGCCATCAAAGCCATAGCACAGAACAGGCATATCTGCCCAAACACCGGCTTCATGGAACAACTCCGTCAGCTTGACAAACAGCTGCACTACTAG